Sequence from the Gracilinanus agilis isolate LMUSP501 chromosome 6, AgileGrace, whole genome shotgun sequence genome:
GCACTTGGGATGAGCTGCTTCAGTTTTCTGAGCCccagttttattttcttccaagttaaggaactggacaagatgatctctaaggttccttgtAACCTTAAATCCTAGCTCTGTGCTATTCGATAAAGGGAGATTTAAAATAATGAGAAGCGGTGGAAGCTCCTTATGCTTGGGAGTTCCCTCTTCCAAGAGTCAGGTGGATTATGGTCTCTCCCCTTGGGCAGCTCTCATTCAGATAAAGTTGATTACCTAAGATCATTAGACCCAAGTGTCCTATGGCTCTTGCTCAGGTGTTCTGAGGTCCATTTCATTCCTGCAGTTTCAGAAAATCTTAGAGGAAATTTTCATCCTGGAGTCCGGATTTTGCATGAGTCGTTGTTTATCACCTTGAACTTTAACTGAGATTCTTTGGGTTGGGAACCCGGAGGATAAGAAGTTGCTAGATAAGGCATAGCTGGGTCTCAATGGGCAAATGGAGGGAGCTATTGTTGCTGGGCCTCAGGTGCAGTGATTGTCAGGCCATGATAGGAAGAACATCAAAAAGGTGAGTGATGGTCCTCTGGAATGGCTTCATCATTCCCACTCCCTATCTCTTCCTATTCAGCCTGTGGAATGTCTAGAGCTCTTATCTCTTCCAACCAGAATAGAGGAGGAGACAAGTTATCACCTCTGATGCTATagaaatgaatggatggatggatggatggatggatggatggatggatgaatggatacaTGGATGGATGCTAGGACTGGCTTTTGATCCAAATAACGCAAGCCTAGGGTATGGAAGTTTACATAAAATGCAAGAAGAGTTGCTGTTCAGTAAAAAAAGGTAGATATAAGTTTAGAGCAGAAACACATTTCATTCCAAATGAGCCTTCTGATCTCTAGCTACAAAAACCAGAGAGGTGTTTTTGGACTGTACCGGGGGCAGCACTGATGTCATAGACTaggaactggaagagactttagaaccCACCTATTCCATCCTCTTTGCTTTATGAGAATAAGGAAAAGAGCGAACGGGACTTTCCACAAGGTTCCTCAGCTTGTAAGTGACACAAACATTCTTTACTCTTAGATCTGAAAGGGTTTATTCCaacccttcatttgacagatagagaaactgagataTAGTGAGCTTGTGGCTTCTctcaggtcacacagttagtaaatgaccaaggtgggatttgaacttagtctgTCTGATACCACCACAAACTTCTCTTATTTTCTATAGGTTTTTGCTAAAATAGTTATTGGAGggtggttgttgtttttcagtaatttcaattgtgtctggctcttcatgactccatttaggggttcttggcaaagatcctggagaagtttgctatttccttctccagctcattttacagatgaggaaactgaggcaaacaggattaagtcacttgcccagagtcacacagctagtgtctgaggccaggtttgaactcaggaggatgtcttcttgactccagactcagccctttatccagtgtgccacctagctattatTGGAGGGTAGAGGCAGTGATAACCTCTCTTTTCCTAGCCTGAATTTCAGATAGATTGATTTAATAAGACTCGGGGATATCTGCCCCACTCCCTATGTGTCTCAGTTCCTATTGGCAGGGATAGAACCTCCATTCAGATGGTGAAGGATTTTCACACAGACTAATATTCCCGGAATCTTGTGTAAGGGGAGAGAATGGGTTTTTACAGACACTTGAGGGACTGTGGAGAGATTGAGACTGAGCTTGGTAAAGGAACTGAGAGACACTGTAGaataaatattcttcctctctccaaactTTGGAGCTTTTAAGGGATGGAGGGGACCATTGAAGAAGCCCATGTAAAGTGTTTTTGATGCAGCCCTGCCTGGAAGCAAAGGGATAAACTAAGCACCCTCCCACAGCCCTTCCCACCCCCTGATTTTGTGCCACCTTCCCTGCTGTCCCCAAATTGAATGGTTTGGGCTCAGTGACTTTTTCTCAGTGGGGAGAAGTAACCAAAAGCCTGGCTAGGAAGGAGAAAATGGGTGGGGAATCCGGGAAGCGTGTGCCTGAGCTGATAAGAAGGCAGTGACGTTTTTGGGggggtttgggatttttttccccctcctagtGGAAAGCAAGCCTTCTACCACCCAGCACCAGCAGAATTGGCCCCCTGGCCATTCCAGAAGTCTCCTACCTACTCCTGCCATTGTTCAGAGAACAGGGTGAACAGCCTGCTTCTGTGAAGAGCTGGGGGATGTCCCAGCTCTGTCCTTAAGGGCGCAGGAACTCTTGTCCCAATTCCgggggttgttttgagaatcagcAGATCCTCCGGCTGGAGCCTGGGACTCATCCCTTGGGCTTTTCTTGGACACTTTTCCCAGGTTATGGTTGGGCCAAAGTGCCTCCCTTCTCTGTGAAGGCCATGGAGGGGTGTGGCGACCTCCCcctctgactccaagatcagGTTTCCACCTGCCCCGAAGTGGAGAGGCTCGGTTTGGCACCGAGCATCCCTTGCCCGCCTGCTGGGCAGGTGGTAAACAAGAATCTAGTATCGGAGCTCGAGCTCTGCTGCTTAGAGGCAAGATTCCTCTCCGCGACTCAGGAGGATTGGTGAGTTAGGCGGGAGACCCAGGCTGCTTTCTTTGGGTTTTCGTGGACAAGTCCTAAAGTTTCCGTGGAGGCGTTTTGCCAACTGTATCTGCAACTACCATGGTAGGTCCTGGGGATGGGTCATCTCTGAGGCAGGAGAAGGAGGATCTCGGGGCAAGCATGTTGTGATAATCTCCTGAGGGGGGATAGGGGACTGGGCAGGCTGCCTTGAGCGAAGCTGGGTAGAAGTagtagattcctttttttttttttttcctctgttccaGAGGTGTATTGGATTCACGTTTCCACCTCCTTCCCCAGGTGCTGTGCAAAGGGTTAAGCATCTTTGCAGGCTCTATTTTGGGGAGAACCAAGTGTTCTCAGAATAGAATTCTTTGTTATATGGTCTATTTTGGGATGTGGGCCCTGTGGGCGTTTATGTAAGCATTTCTGTATCTGTGTGTATTTAGGGGGGCAGGGAGCAAGGAATCAGCTCTAGTTACTAATTATAAACAGTTTCTTCTGGGATCCTGGGCAGATggaggtatgtgtgtgtgtgtgcgtgtgtatctgtgtgtgtatgggtAAGGGGTAGATTAGTGGGTGCCAAGTGCTGACTACAGAGCAGATAGCTGGATGTGTGGTTGTGTGCCCATGAGCAAATGATgcatggggaggaggagaggcacTTGGTTACCTTGAGGTAGTTCAATTGGGATAGAGGAGGGTAGCCATCAGGGTTGAGTGATTCTGTCCCTTCACCTCCCTAGTGGCCAATATGGAGAGTCCAATTCTGCTTCTTTGCACTTAGAAGTTGTGAGACTTTGGGATAGTGTCTAAagttctgagcctcagtttcctcatctgcaaaatgaaggagttggagcAGATGATTCCTGATGGCTCTGACAGAGTTCTAGAGTTATGGTCTGAGGAGCCTGGGTGTATTTACTGTTTATTAGCCTAGATTGTGTCCAGCTGAGGGGACAGAGAGATAGAGCATTGACTTTAGAAACTGATGAAAGACATCAGCTCTCTGTTCATTCACAGGGATTATAGGATCATATTTCTAGAGCTTGAAGAGACCTTAGTGACCATCTAGTACAACTCCCTCCTttttcaagtgaggaaactgaggccagggagtTTAAAGCATTTAGCCAAAGTCACAAAGGTGGGAAATGATCAAACTAGAATTCTCCTGATTCCTAATTTGAAGCTGAGACCATGGAGTCCATACCATGCCTCCTGTGGACGCTGGCCCTTTTCCAAGCAGAAACCCTTGGCTTCTGGTCTTTAGCTTAGCTCTTGTTTAACTgtgttccttctcccttttctttaggCTGAATTCCCATATGTCAAAGCAAGATTTTATGAACCAGAGACCCTCCAGTATGGTCAGTGAAACATCCACAATTGGAACTACATCCACTCTAGACATGAAATCAGGACCAAGGGTGAGTTCCAGATGGCTCAACTGtcccttccctcctctgtaaCCTTGATCATGACCTGTCCCATGGAAATCTAGTCTAGGCAAGGACTTTGGAAACATCTCTCTTATTTGCACAGTACTTCTCAATATTCAGAGAACTCATCCACCATCccatttcatttacttatttattttttgctgtaTTGAgtacattcatttatttgttcatttcatttatttatctattttgttcaaagatattttattttccaaattatatgtaataacaatttttaacatacattttctgaaattttaagatccaaattattccctccctttcctcccacaTCTCAGACATGATAAGCAATTgatttggattatacatgtgttatcatgcaaaacatattggtcattgttgtaagggaatacttatataaaaccaaaactccaaaataaaaccacaaataaactaatgtaaacagtatgctttgatctgcatctaactccaacagtgctttctctggaagtggatattataacccatcataagtccttcagaattgttccagatcattgtattgctgagagtagttagtCTTTTCCTAGTTGATCAtaatacaatattactgttactatgtacaatgttttcccatttctgcttattttgttttgtattagttcatgatcttttatcttttttctgaaatcatcctgcttatcatttcttatagcataatagtattccattaccattatttatttattttttgaggcTGAGTCTCCCCATATCCCCAGTCTGGAAGTTTAGGGGCTCAACTCCATTCCAACTTCAGAGCTTTGGCCTGCTCCATTTCCTACCTGGGCTGGTTTGAACCTCCTTAGGCAATCCGATGCCTCTTCCTACTCTGGAGATTCAGCAATCAGCTTTGGCTCCCTGTAGTTTAGAACTCCTTAGCTCAAGCAGTCTATTAGCCTCAGCCTTCTCCCTACGCCCACCCCTACTACACAGTGGTGTCTACACCTCATGTgcccttgggcaaattgcttcctTCTCTGGATCTATAGCTTCTTCTACAAAATGTAAGGAGCTGGGCTAGATGTTtcctaagggcccttccagcccTGAGCACCTGTGATTCTATGGGATTTAATCTTTGGGTATCTCCTGTCCCTAACCCTGGGTCCTGGGttcttcccatttcttctttagaaaagtGAGCAGGGTATGATTTATGAACTCTGTATGACCAACTGTGAAGTTTCAGAAAAGGTGAAGAACTTCTCTCAGCTCACAGCAGTGTCATGAGAGTCCCAGGTCTGGAATCTGTGCTTAGTGGTCCTGGTTCAATTATTTTCTCACCACTCTAATAAGGCAGAGGATACCTCTACTTAACTCTCTGTTGCCCAAGTGCTTGCACAATTAAAGCTGCTGGTAGgacctttttcatctttaacaCCTGTGTTTATGGAAGCTATACTGTGCTCACAGCCCCGGGTTAGGTCCTGGAGACACTCAAGGGTTAAGTCCCACAGAATCTTAGGagtttagagctaaaagggaccttaggaaGCATCAAATTCATCTCCTTACATTTCTGTGGAGAAGGTAATAGTTGCAGAAAAGGGAAgcaatttgcctaaagtcacccaGGATCTATTGTGAACTCATGTCCCACTCCTGGTCCAGTCACTGTTCCTTCTGTAAGTGATCCTAGATTAAGCAGATTTTATCAGCTTTAGGCTACTGAAGGACATATTGAGATCATTCTTGGCTAGTGGAAGCAAGcaatactgggtctggagtctaaAGACTGGTGCTCAGATCCTGGCTTGGCTaattcctatctatgtgacctaggaaagtcacctaacctctgtaaGCTTCAATTTCCTATTGTTTACAataggaagttggactagatgagctaGTCTAAGGTCCACAGTAAAGCCAGCCCTAAATCCTATGAAATTCCCAGATGACTCATCACTATTTGGGGCCATCTTTTTGGATCTTATGATTGTTGATGCTGCTTGCAGAGACACTGTGTATCCCAAATGccatcatctctctctcccccatttcttttttggtGATCATTATCTCTTAGAATCATTGTATGCATGGCCATATATTTCTAGAATTGGAAGTTAGTGTCTTGGCTTCCATACTTCCAAGTCAAATGGTGGCCTCTATAGCTATTGTGgctgttgtttaaaaaaaaagatgcttctgGGACTgagaagttctttttttaatcaaacctAAATCTTTCTACTGCTCTAGTTAAAAAccttgaggttttctttttctcctctaggTTATCAAAACTAGCAAAATTCACAGCTTTGGAAAGAGGGACCAGGCTATCCGAAGGAACCCCAATGTCCCTGTGGTGGTGAGAGGATGGTTGCACAAACAGGTGAGGTCTTCAGATAATGAGAAGGGACAATAGGGATGGGGAATCTTTCtccagaaaaagttaaaaaaaaaaagacccataaAGCATTTCTGTCATGAGATGACTTTATACAGATACATTATTCAAAGGCCCTTCAGAGAGGCACATGCACCAAAGGGGCCCCAAAACACAAAGTCTCACCCTCTGCAGGGAAACTGCTGACTTTGGGGCAGGAACTTATCTCTGCATATGTAGGTAATTGCTAAGCTAGCAGTTATCTGCAGCATTGaaaaacctcagtttcttcatttataaaatgggcatgatatattatcatatttCTTCCCTGCCAGAGTTATTGGGAGAAAGACCCCTTGTGAATCCTTTAGTCCCTTAGAAATGTATTTTATTGTTATGTTTTTATTGTAAAGACTAAAGTGGGGCTTCCTTACAAACCCAATTCAGTTGTACAACTGCAAGGAAAAGTGGGGAGGGCTATGGACAGATGTCCCTCTGAATTGGCTTGTTCCCCTTTGCAGGATAGCTCTGGGATGCGGTTATGGAAAAGAAGATGGTTCGTGCTTGCTGATTACTGTTTGTTTTACTATAAAGGTGAGCAGATGTTCTGGTCATGGGGCCCCCtgacagagagagaggtgggTCTGAGGCCCTTTCTCTTGGTCAGCTTCACAGTCTTCTTTAAGGTTCCCAGTGCTGCTGCCTCCCTAGATGTCTTCAAGTCTGATAAAATGAAATTGCTCTGAGTTTGTAGCTCTTATCTCCTTCCCACATTTAGCTGATGGTAGGTCTCTGGAATGACATCCCCTGGAAGGGTTAGCTCGCTGTCCCTGACTCCCGTAGTCCCAGAAATTCAAGCTCAGGGAAATacttatgtgcaaagcactgagaACACAGAAAAAGAGATGACCCAGGTTCTGCTTTCAAGGTGTTTCTAACCTAGAATAAATGACTCTGATAGGAGAGCAAAGCCATATCCCAAATACAGGAGGCAGGAGAGAGAATGCTCACTTCAGGGGCCAGGCAGCCAAAGAAGACTTCATGGTGGGGATAGCCTTTGAGTTGGTctttgaaagaaggaaaagattttaacAAACTAGATGGGGAGAATAAGGTGGGGGAGCTCATCCCAGGCACCCAGAAGATAGAGTGAGCAAAGACATAGGCATATGGGGGAAGGCAAGTTAAAAATGGGAGATGGAGAGAAGTCTAACTTGCCTGGAGCTTAGAGAGGTAAGGACAATCCCTCCTGTGGGAGGTACTTGAGTTATTTTATGTTGTATCCAGTTTGATTCATTTATAGATATTGCACATCCCACAGTCTTCTCAAATCCTATCCCCCTGAGGGCACAGACCTAGTCTGGAAATTTTCCAGTTAAGCTTAAAAGAACAGAcaaatgcatatgtatacatacataggCAAGGGATAGAACTTAGTGCCCTAAATATGTGTTGTGTGCATCTGGGTAGAGAACTGTGCTAGGCAGAGAGCTAAGAGAGCATCTGTCCTTGTGGAGTTTATAATTTAGGAGAAAGTTACTTCTGTCCCTTCTCCTGTGAATTCCTAGATGATCTCTTAGGTCCCCTCTACTTATAAACCCAGGACTCTGTTcctattcttcttccttcctttcttccttccttccttccttccttccttcctccctctctctttctctttctctgaaacAAGCaagaattttaaacaatttttgacatcCCAGAAATATACCAAAATATACATCAAATTTAtgttgttgctttaaaaaaaaatccttaccttctgtcttagaattgatactaagtattggttccaagacagaagagggctTAGCAATAGAAGTCCCTCATAttccaaattctgtgattttcccattttcccatacTACCTCCCCTGTGCTAATTTGCAACTTctttcaatcaataagcatttattaatcacttactctgtaccaggcactgtgtgaggtgctggggatgcaaaaactGCTCTCGGGGAGCTCACAGTGTAATGGGGGAATCATCATGccaacaaatatgtacaaaccaTATATATTCAGGATTAATTGGAGACAATCACCATAGGGAAGGcaatgggagggagaggggggaaaagcTTCATGCAGAGAGTAAGgctttagttgagacttaaaggaagcagagatgagaagggagagagtgacagacagtGGGGACCACCAGAGAAAATGTTCAGTCAAAAAAGATGAAGGGTCTTAGGGAATAGCAAGGAAGTAAGTGTCACTGGATCTTGAAGTACAGGgaagagtaaggtataagaaggctAGAGAGAAGGGATAGCTACatagctcagtgggtagagaaccaagcctagggtcaggaggacctgggtcaaatctgccctcagatacttcctagctgtgtgacctagggaaaatcacttaacacaACTGGAAAACCCTAACCAAAACTGAtcctaaaataaaaggtaaaggctttaaaaaaaaaaagaagaagaagaagaagaagctgccTAGAGAGGCGGGAAGGGACCAAGATAGCCAGGATTCTGAAAGCCACTTTACAGCCTTAGGGAGTTTCCCAGAGGCTCTGAGCTTAGGTGACTTTATCTAGTGTCACACACCAGGAGCtgtcagaggagggatttgaacccaactcttccTTTTCCTGAAGTCAACTCCCTCTCCATGATAGCATGCTGCCTCTTGTCAGCTGTTATTATTGACTGTTTAATCAGTTCATTTTGTAACCTGTGGTTTGGCTCTATCCTCTGGGATAGAATGCTTATCTCCAATTTCTTCTCATCTCCACCTGTTGAAACATGTTTCTCCCTTTGAGGATCAGGCCAGGAGCCACCCCTTCCATGATGCCTTCCCTCATCCCCCTTTTCTAGCAAGAGATGATTCGAGCCGCCTCATTTTTCTAGAGTCTCGTGTCTGgatctctcccctttccttacCGCATCTTGCCTTACCTTGCTTCACATCTCCACCTAAGCACAGTCTGTGTTTCAGAGGCGAAGGGAGTCTTGATGACCACTGGCTGGAAATGCTAGAGAGGAGGCTCATCAATTAGGACTAGAGCTCCTTCGAAATCCCTTTGACTTTCCCAAATTCcaatccttgaaggcagagactatgtTGCTTTTCAGCATTATATTCTAGTACCCAAAGACAGGACcttgtagattaaaaaaaaatcaaacatgcACATATGCCTACTGTTTGTTTGGggttcttttaaacccttattttctgtcttagtaacaactctcaagacagaagggcaagggttaggaaaacagggttaagtgactcactcaggatcacacagctaggaagtgtctgaggacacatttgaacccaggtcctcttgtgGCATTCTATCCTTTGTACCATCCCAATGCATGTTTATTGATTAGCCCTGTTCTTCTTTTGATGAGAACCTATGggtcatcctgatttttttttcttctgttcaaAGACAGTCGAGAAGAAGCTGTCCTTGGGAGCATCCCACTGCCCAGCTATGTGATCTCTCCTGTTGGGCTTGAAGACCGTATAAATCGCAAGTATTCCTTTAAGGTATAAATGGAGAGATTTGTCTTTTGGATTATGTATTTGAACATTAACttaaatatatttgaaagttaattcaattaaaaattatgaCTTATCACTCTATCATTTGTATGTATGGGTATGCGATTTgtgggttttggctttaaaagatcactctatagcaaaaaaaaaaataatatggaactaggtatcaagtgacagcatttgtacaacccagtggaattgcttgttggctctaggagtggaagggaaagataatgaatcctgtaaatgtagaaatatgtttttaaaataagtttcttaaaaaagaaagttaattcAATCAAGCCAAGAACACCTGACTTTCTTGGGGTAGATGATAATGTCTGAAGCAAAATGTCTTCATGGCTCCATTCTTTGTAGTTTTCATTTCCAGAAGAACTTGAGTCCCAGCTTATCTAGGGCCCCTGTTCTGCTACTTATAAGCCAGGGGCTCCCCAAAAGGTTCATGTAGGGTCTCAGCTTGGTGGACCCCGAGGTCCCAGGCTCTGAGGAAGAAGGGTTTCATGGCTTCTGGTGACTCTAGCCATAGGAATTCAGAACTGGGGACTCTAGAACCATTACAGACATCTTCTAGTAGAAGAGATTTCTTCCCTCCTCACATACCTCCATCTTTCTTAGCCTATGAATTTATGTTTGGTTCATGTTCCATTTTCCCATGTTCTCTTTGAAAAGAGTGGTACTGTTGGaacatgattaggatgtagaattagaaaggactttagacaTCACCTAAGCCAACCCCTTTGCTTTATAAAAGAAGAATCCGAAGTCTAGAGATGAGAAAGGATTCTGGCCAAATTCTTGTTATTTGCAGTAAGTGAATAGCAGAGATAGGTTTCACCTTTGGgttctctgactcaaaatcttGGGCTCTAGTCACTCTTGTTGTCATTTTAGGACTTTTGTGCTCCTTAAAACTCAGCTCCATCTTTTTGGTTTCCTGCCAGTTTTTCTTTGTGGCTATTGGAATCCTCTTTCTCTTgtacctctccttttttttttttttcccctcccacagccaataaGATATTGCAATGGGTttcacatgtcattgatcaagacctatccCATCATTTATGAGactcaactttcttttttattcatgctCTTTTTCCATATTCTCCTCTGGGTGAATATTTCAAAATAGCTTGAAATTCAAACCAGAAACGTGAATGTAAGCTAAGTGCCAAATTCAGTGAAATAAGGTAGTCGCTAGTATGCCACAAGTATTTTACTGGCTAAATTCTCCCACTCCATCAATTCCATTTAAGAGAAGGGATGGAGAGGTTGATGCAAGCACCTAGGCTCTGGGGTCCACCAACTCCCTTGGAAACCCTTCATTAAAGGCCATTATCCCAAAGCCCCTCTAAGATTCAAGTGAAGAATTTTGGGAAATTTCCTCTTGGGTTTTCACTGAAGGGCTGGGTTCCTGGTATTAATACTGGAAGCTCCTCTTGGTCTGAATATCGTCAAGGACCTGTTGCAATTCTTCATCTTCAAATCGACCCTCTAAGGTTGGAATCAGAGCCTTGGCCTCCTCTGCTGTCTCAGGACAAAGGTTCGCTAAACAAGCCAACTCAAATTTATGGAGCTTTTTCCGGAGTAACAAACTCCGAACACTAGCGATGGTTTCCCTGTTTCTAAAACGACTGAAACGTGCAGTGTAATTTAAAGTTTTCATGGAAACCTCTGAAAGTCCTCGCTCATCCCCCGCACTCTCATTCTGTTGCTTTCGATGCTCTAGAAGCATGTGGACCTCTGAATTTAGAAGAGTTTCTGCTGTTCCAAACTCTTTGGGAAAGACGAGCTGCCAGGCCTCCTCGTCCACATCGCCAGCGCCAGGGTCGCTGCCTCCAGCCGCCACCACCCTCCTGCTCGGCAGGGTTCCTTTCTCGAACAGCTCCGGCTCTTTTAAGAAGCTTGGCTCCATAATCTGTAAAGCGTTAAGCAGCGCGAGGGGAGGAGGGACAGGAGTTGCCTAGCTGGGGCCGGTCTTCGCCCCGATACCTCACTCCGCCCAGACTCGGCCCTCCACCGGGGATCCTCCACCTCAGGATCCTAGTCTCTCGGTCGGTTCAGAATCCAAGGATCCGAGCAGCAGTCTAAGCCTcagcagtctccagtgaagttccctgaAAGACTCTCTCCGGGAGACACCCTT
This genomic interval carries:
- the LOC123251728 gene encoding DNA-directed RNA polymerase II subunit RPB4-like — its product is MEPSFLKEPELFEKGTLPSRRVVAAGGSDPGAGDVDEEAWQLVFPKEFGTAETLLNSEVHMLLEHRKQQNESAGDERGLSEVSMKTLNYTARFSRFRNRETIASVRSLLLRKKLHKFELACLANLCPETAEEAKALIPTLEGRFEDEELQQVLDDIQTKRSFQY